The Thermodesulfobacteriota bacterium genomic sequence GAATGCTTCATTTTAACCTCCTTTTAAATCTCTCCGACGCCCGGATTCGGAATAAAGTTAACTACAAGCTTAAGTTTGACTGTCATTAATAATCTATAAATGGATATCAGCCGATTATAAAGGCATTATTGTATTTGAGTTAAGTCTTGGTTAATCGGGCACCCAGGAACGGTGAAGCACTGCTTTGATTATGCTAAACTAAATTATTACCGTGCCCGGCATATTCAAACTCAACAGTGAATTATCCCCAAAAGGCGATCAGCCCCAGGCCATAGAGGAACTTACCGATGGTGTGCTCAAAGGGCTTAAGCATCAGGTGCTTCTCGGCGTTACCGGGAGCGGAAAGACATTCACCATCGCCCACGTAATCGCCAACGTCGGACGCCCGACCCTGGTCATATCCCACAACAAAACCTTGGCCGCCCAGCTCTACGGAGAGCTCAAAGAGCTTTTTCCGGAAAACGCAGTCCACTATTTTGTGAGCTACTACGATTACTATCAACCGGAGGCCTACATTCCCGAAACCGACACCTACATAGAAAAGGACGCCCAGATAAATGAGCATATAGACAGATTGCGGCACGCCGCCACCTCGTCGCTTTTTGAAAGGAGGGACGTAATCATAGTGGCCAGCGTGTCCTGCATATACGGCATAGGCGCTCCGCAGGATTACTACGGGCTTCTGACAATGGTGGAAGAGGGAATGCAGTTGGACCGGGATGATCTGCTCAGAAAATTGACCGAAGTTCAGTATGAAAGGAGTAACCTGGACCTCTATAGGAGCAGTTTCCGGGTGAAGGGCGACGTGGTTGATGTATTTCCGTCACATCAGGAAACGGTTGCCCTACGCATAGAGTTTTTTGGAGACCGGGTGGAATCGATAAAGGAAATAGACCCATTAAGGGGAAAGTCCCTCCGGCCGGTCAAAAGGGTAGCCATATTCCCCGGAACCCATTACGTAGCCCCTCGGGGCAGGCTATTCCAGGCAATAGAAGACATCAAAGAGGAGTTGAAGGAGAGGATAAAATACTTTGAATCCCGCGGTATGATGCTGGAAAAACAGAGGATCGAAGAGAAGACCAACTACGACATCGAGCTTCTTTCCACCATGGGCTTTTGCCCGGGCATCGAGAATTATTCGAGACATCTCTCCGGAAGGAAGCCGGGAGAACCGCCCTGGACGCTCCTCGATTACTTTCCCAAGGATTTCCTGATGATAATCGACGAGAGCCATCAGATGGTGCCCCAGCTAAGGGGTATGTACGAAGGGGACCGAAGCAGGAAGCTTACCCTAGTTGAGCATGGGTTCAGATTACCATCTGCAGTGGATAACCGCCCGTTGAATTTCTCCGAGTTCGAGGAAAGGGTGAATCAGGTGATATACGTGTCGGCTACTCCCGGTCCCTATGAAATCGAAAAATCAGGCGGAGTGGTGGTCGAGCAGATAATCAGACCGACCGGGCTTGCCGACCCGGAGGTGGAGGTAAGAGGGGCTAAGAATCAGGTCGACGACCTTTTAGACGAGATAAGAAAAAGGGTGCAATCGGGAGACCGGGTCCTCATAACCACCCTCACCAAGCGTATGGCCGAGGATTTGACCGAATACTACAGAGACCTGGGAATTAGAGTCAGGTACCTGCATTCCGATATCGACACGCTGGAGAGAATAAGGATCGTACGGGACCTGAGAATGGGCAAGTTTGATGTCCTCGTTGGAATTAACCTATTAAGGGAGGGGCTGGATATCCCAGAAGTCTCTCTCGTGGCAGTCCTGGATGCGGACAAGGAGGGTTATCTCCGTTCCGGAACCTCATTAATTCAGATATTTGGCCGGGCGGCCCGAAACATCAGAGGAAAGGTTATTCTCTACGCCGATAGAATCACCTCATCGATGGCCCAGGCCATATCCGAGACGGAGAGGAGAAGGGGCATCCAACAGCAATACAATGAAGAACAAGGAATAACTCCTAAGAGTATAGAAAAGGGAATAACCGATATTTTATCCACCATATATGAGGCGGACTATCTGACTGTCTCTATGGAGACGGAGCCAGATATGTTGGAAATTCCACCGGAGAAGATTTCCAGTACGATCGGAAGCCTCACCAAAGAGATGAAGGAGGCGGCAAAGAAACTGGAATTCGAGAGGGCGGCTCAGGTGAGGGACAGAATCAAACGGCTCCGGGAACTGGAGCTTAAATACCTGGGAGAGGTTAAATCATAAATTCGTAACAACCTATATTTGATATTGCAGACATTACAGTAAGAACTGGCTCCAAAAAAAGAAGAAACGATTTAATGGCAGGGTTGGCTAACCTCATTTGTATATACAAATCACCGTCAGTTGAATGGTCATACCTAGATAGCTTATTCTCACACACGCTGCTAATGTACCTAGCAATCTGTCATTCCGAACCCTTCGATTCCTCAGGGTAAACTATGTGAGGAATCTTACTCGGTTTCGGCAATTCTCCCCCTTCTTGTCATTCCCACGAAACTGGGAATCCAAAAAGCTCATGGGTCCCCGATAAAAGATTTTGGGAATGACAGAGAGGGTGGATTCCCGATTAATACATTTGGGAATAACAACCAAGGCGGACACCCGATTAAGCTTGTTCTCTCATTCATCTGGAGGGATGTTCCCGGATACAAAGACAGGTAGAGGTTTTTGAGTAAAGCCTTCTACTTAATTAGACAGAGGAGAAGTTGGTGTATTAATGATAGAAAAATTCACTCGCTTTCGTGCAGCCTGACAATATTAGACTCGTCGCCGACTTCACTACCCTTAAACCACTGGTCAAACTTATCTAGTCTAACTCTAATTTCCCCATTCTCTTCTATCACCGGGAACTTGTCCCTAGAAATTATGTCTAACAACCTTTTCAGCGGAATCGGATACAGCTCGGTCA encodes the following:
- the uvrB gene encoding excinuclease ABC subunit UvrB, which gives rise to MFKLNSELSPKGDQPQAIEELTDGVLKGLKHQVLLGVTGSGKTFTIAHVIANVGRPTLVISHNKTLAAQLYGELKELFPENAVHYFVSYYDYYQPEAYIPETDTYIEKDAQINEHIDRLRHAATSSLFERRDVIIVASVSCIYGIGAPQDYYGLLTMVEEGMQLDRDDLLRKLTEVQYERSNLDLYRSSFRVKGDVVDVFPSHQETVALRIEFFGDRVESIKEIDPLRGKSLRPVKRVAIFPGTHYVAPRGRLFQAIEDIKEELKERIKYFESRGMMLEKQRIEEKTNYDIELLSTMGFCPGIENYSRHLSGRKPGEPPWTLLDYFPKDFLMIIDESHQMVPQLRGMYEGDRSRKLTLVEHGFRLPSAVDNRPLNFSEFEERVNQVIYVSATPGPYEIEKSGGVVVEQIIRPTGLADPEVEVRGAKNQVDDLLDEIRKRVQSGDRVLITTLTKRMAEDLTEYYRDLGIRVRYLHSDIDTLERIRIVRDLRMGKFDVLVGINLLREGLDIPEVSLVAVLDADKEGYLRSGTSLIQIFGRAARNIRGKVILYADRITSSMAQAISETERRRGIQQQYNEEQGITPKSIEKGITDILSTIYEADYLTVSMETEPDMLEIPPEKISSTIGSLTKEMKEAAKKLEFERAAQVRDRIKRLRELELKYLGEVKS